One region of Primulina tabacum isolate GXHZ01 chromosome 1, ASM2559414v2, whole genome shotgun sequence genomic DNA includes:
- the LOC142505677 gene encoding uncharacterized protein LOC142505677, translated as MADNKENDRQMPPEAIPIRDHFRPVINNHYSGIARGTINANNFELKPALINMVQQNQFAGTATSDPHVHLRTFLEITDTVKINNVLDDIIRLRLFPFSHRDQARGWLQTLPLGSITTWQELATKFLSKYFPPAKSAQLKIEISTFRQTDFEQLYEAWERYKELLRKCPNHGFEDWVQIELFYNGLNGQTRGTVDAAAGGTIFNKSPEQAYDLLEQMTINSYQWPSERAGVERTAGVYAVDPITSLTAQVSALTTQIAAMNMVSTSETESPSTVAEEQSIPEEAQFVNNRNFGGFGGYRGKPSFEDLVGTFVSESGKRMSRTESRLDNLETHMASIGATLKILESQVGQIMKQLTSQQSGAVQKNADPNLREVNAIFMQHEEIGVVSKEEKVDQPTPSKRNRDLKNLHSNIQSAEQEDVAFTGGDDKGRKGNLPQKLQDPGEFVVPCEIGGQLVEKAICDSGASVNIMPSSLYEKLGLSKMKPTGLSLQMADKSIRTPLGSVEDVELKIDKIRLLADFVVLDMGNSQNVRAILGRPFLATAGAVIDLRQGKLTMAVDGQNIELKASKISYDPP; from the exons aTGGCTGATAACAAAGAGAATGACCGACAGATGCCGCCTGAGGCTATACCAATCAGAGATCACTTCCGACCAGTTATCAACAATCATTATTCTGGAATTGCCCGAGGGACCATCAACGCAAACAATTTCGAACTGAAGCCTGCCCTAATCAATATGGTTCAACAAAACCAGTTCGCTGGAACTGCTACTTCAGATCCTCACGTTCACCTGAGAACCTTCTTGGAAATCACAgatacggtaaaaattaataatgttcttGACGATATTATTAGATTGCGTTTGTTTCCATTTTCTCATAGGGATCAAgctagaggatggctccaaACATTGCCACTGGGGAGCATCACGACATGGCAGGAGCTGGCGACGAAGTTCCTTTCTAAATACTTTCCCCCtgcaaagtctgcacagttgaagattgagattagcACGTTCAGGCAGACTGATTTTGAGCAATTGTATGAAGCATGGGAAAGATACAAGGAGCTGTTGAGGAAGTGCCCGAACCATGGCTTCGAAGACTGGGTGCAAATTGAATTATTCTACAACGGTCTAAATGGGCAAACAAGAGGAACAGTAGATGctgcagctggtggcacgatctttAATAAATCTCCCGAGCAAGCTTACGACTTGCTGGAACAGATGACGATAAATAGCTACCAGTGGCCGTCTGAAAGGGCAGGAGTAGAAAGGACAGCTGGAGTTTATGCTGTGGACCCTATTACGTCACTCACTGCTCAGGTATCTGCATTGACCACTCAAATAGCAGCGATGAATATGGTAAGCACATCCGAAACTGAAAGTCCATCAACTGTTGCTGAAGAACAATCTATTCCTGAAGAAGCGCAGTTCGTCAACAACAGAAATTTTGGAGGAttcggaggatatcgag ggaaGCCATCATTTGAGGACTTGGTTGGGACATTTGTTTCTGAATCTGGTAAGAGGATGTCTAGGACTGAGTCTAGGCTTGACAACCTTGAGACACACATGGCGAGTATTGGTGCTAccttgaaaatccttgaatcgCAAGTGGGGCAGATAATGAAGCAACTCACGTCTCAACAGTCAGGCGCTGTACAAAAGAATGCAGACCCAAATCTGAGAGAGgtgaatgctatttttatgcAGCATGAGGAGATTGGAGTGGTAAgcaaagaagagaaagttgatcAGCCGACTCCAAGCAAAAGGAACCGAG atctcaagaacctacactcTAACATTCAGTCTGCAGAGCAGGAAGATGTGGCATTTACTGGAGGAGATGATAAGGGCAGGAAAGGAAATCTTCCTCAGAAGCTACAAGACCCTGGGGAATTCGTCGTACCATGTGAAATAGGGGGTCAGTTAGTGGAAAAAGCCATCTGTGATTCAGGAGCAAGTGTGAATATAATGCCAAGTTCTCTCTACGAGAAACTTGGATTGAGCAAGATGAAGCCCACGGGGCTAAGTTTACAAATGGCAGATAAATCGATCAGGACACCGCTGGGTAGtgtggaagatgttgaacttaAGATTGATAAAATAAGGCTTCTAgcagattttgtggtgcttgacatGGGTAACAGTCAGAATGTTCGTGCTATTTTAGGACGACCATTTTTGGCTACTGCTGGAGCCGTCATTGATTTGAGACAAGGAAAACTGACCATGGCAGTTGATGGTCAAAACATAGAACTCAAGGCTTCCAAGATATCATACGATCCACCATGA